Part of the Streptomyces antimycoticus genome, ACGCAGTACACGGGCCACGATCGAGCCGATGGCCCCGTACCCGACGAGTCCGACGGCGGCGCCGTCGAGCTCCAGACCCGCGTTCTCGTACGCGTAGTAGTCACCGCGCCACGTGCCCTCCTTGAGGGCCGCGTCGGCGAAGGTGAGGTGGCGCATGGCAGCGAGCATCAGGCCGATGGTGAATTCGGCGGCAGCGGCGGCGTTGCGGCCCGGTGTGAAGGTGACGGGTATCCCGGCGGCGGTGGCGGCGGCCAGGTCCACGTTGACCGGGCCGCCACGGGCCACGCCGATGAACTTCAGATGGGGCGACTCGTGGATGACACGGGAGGTGAAGGGAGCCATCTGGGTCAGGGCGACACTCGCGTCACCGAGCGCCTCCAGCACCTGCTCCTCGGTGCCACTGGCCTCCTTCACACCGCCGTTTCCGTGCCCGTCGGCGCCCACCGGCCCGAAGGGTTCGTTCGGCCAGCGAGTGCGCAGCGTGCGGAAGCTCAGCCCGGCGGAGGGCAGGCTCTCGCTCAGAGCGGCGGAGAAGAGCTCGGGGGCGATGAAGTCATCGCCGGATACCAGGACCGCGGTCATGTCGGGTCACTCCCCTCGGGTGTCGAGCCTGCTGAGCAGGAAGTCACGTACGGCATGGTGGTCCGCAGAACGGTAGGCGGCGGCCGCGAGGGCGTCCTCGGCGGGTGGGTACTGCGGATTGGGAATGGCCACCACGGTCATCCCGGCGGCCGCGGCGGCGCGCAGTCCGTTGCTGGAGTCCTCCACCGCCAGACAGCGCTCCGGGTCCACGCCGAGGGCGCGGGCGGCGGCCAGATAGACGTCCGGGCTCGGCTTTCCGCGCTCCACCTCGGCGCTGGAGACGGTCGCCTTGAAGTGGTGGTCGACACCATGGTGGACGAGGACGGCGTCGATGACCCGGCGCGGCGCGGAGGAGGCGAGCGCGATGGGCGCGAGCTCGGCCGTGGCGGTGATCATCTCTCGCGCTCCGGGCAGCAGGCCGATGCGGCCGTCCGCCAGCGCCTGGACCATGCCGTCGACGACGACCTCCTCGGTGCCGGCCGCGGAGTCACCCGCCCCGCAGAACCGGGTGAGGTACGCGGCCCACTCGGGGCGCTCATCCCCTGGACGTCGCGCGTTTGTTCCGGACCCCACTGACGGCCGCGTGCGGCGGCGTACGCGGCCCACAGCTCTTCCCACAGATGCTCGCTCTCCACCAGTACGCCGTCCATGTCGAAGACCACTGCGTCGGCCATGCGTACCCCTGATCTCCTGGCTGATGATCTCTGGCTGTGCCGGAACACCGAGGGGTGTCCGTTGCACCGGGGGTGTCCGTTGCACCGGGGGTGTCCGTTGCACCTCGCGCTGCCCGTTGCACCCGGCGGTGTCCGTTGCACCCGGCGGTGTCCGGCACAGCGAAATTAACATTGGCTGCGTGAGTTGTCACTGGTTCTATGTGAGAAACGAACACGGCAGGATGGGGGGCATGACTACTCCCCCGTCGTCGCGCGGTGCGCGGCAGCAGCGGCACCAACTGATCGTCGACCACGTTCTGGCCCGAGGGGACGCCACCGTCGCCGAACTGGTCGAGCTGACCGGCGTCAGCCTGATGACGGTCCACCGGGACATCGCCGAGCTGGCGGACCGCGGCATCCTGCGCAAGTACCACGGCGGCGTCTCCGCGCAGCCCTCGATGGTCTTCGAGTCCAGTTCGGACTTCCGGCTGCACGCGCACACCGACGAGAAGCGGGCCCTGGCCCGCGCCGCCCTGCCGTTCGTGGCCCCGGGGATGTCGGTGATGCTGGACGACTCGACCTCGGCGCTGGCCCTGGCGCGGCTGTTGCCCGAGGTGGGGCCACTGACCGTGGTGACCAACTACCGCCAGATCACCGAGGAACTGAGGGGCGCCGAGGGCATCCGGCTGATCTGCGTGGGCGGCGAGTACTCACGCACCCATGACTCATGGATCGGCCTGCCGGCGATGGACATGATCGGCGGCATCTCCGTCGATCTGAGCGTGCTCTCCACCTCCGCGATGACCGCCGGCATGACGTTCCACCAGGAGCAGGAGATCGTCAGCATCAAGCGGGCGACCCGCCAGGCGGGCGCGACCAGCGTGCTGCTCATGGACCACAGCAAGGTGGGCCGTCGCGCGCTGCACCGGCTGGAGGGCGTGGACTCCTTCGACCATGTCCTGCTGACCGGTCCGGTGGACGAGGAGCTGGTACGGGAGATGCGGGAGCTGACGGATGTGCGGGTCATCGAGGCGGAGTAGTTACCACTCGATCCCGTTATCTTTACCAAGACTCTTGATATTTCTCTCGGCGCACTTGAGTATCTGCGGTCGTACTCCTTACGTCACCGCAGAGTGGAGGTCGAGCGATGCCGAAACCCTTGATCCTGGGCTATCTGGGCGTACTCCTGTTCATGATCGGCGATGGTGTCGAAGCCGGGTTCATCGCCCCGTACATGGCCGACCACGGTGCGTCAACGGACGTACGGGCCGGGTATGTCATCACGGTGTACGGCATCGCCGTCATGCTGGCGTCGTGGTTCTCCGGTGCGCTCTGCCAGGTGTGGGGGCCACGCCGGGTGATGTGGACGGGCCTGGCGATTTGGGCCGTCTTCGACGCCGCGTACCTGCTCTTCGCGCTGGGCACCGAGAACTACCCGCTGATGTTGCTCTTCTACGGCATCCGGGGCTTCGGCTACCCGCTCTTCGCGTTCGGCTTCCTCGTCTGGATCACCAACACTGCGCCCAAGGCCCGGCTGGGCACCGCGGTCGGATGGTTCTACTTCGCCTTCACCGGCGGCCTGCCCACCCTCGGCTCGCTGTGGTCGAGCCTGACGATCCCCTCGTTCGGCCGCCTGGGCACGCTGTGGTCGGCGCTCGCCCTCATCCTCCTCGGCGGCGCCATCGCCCTGGTCGGCGCCCGCAGGCGGCCCGGCGGCGACCGGATGGCACCGCCGGAGGTCACCACCGGCCAGAGCCTGCTCAACTCCGTCTCCATCATCTGGACCCATCCGCGCGTGCTGGTGGGCTGCCTGGTCCGGGTCATCAACACGGCCCCGGAGTTCGGCATGCTGGTGTACCTGCCGCGGATCTTCTCCGACGACATCGGCTTCGGCGAGGACAAGTGGCTCCAGCTGCTGGCGATCATCTACGGCACCAACATCTTCTTCAACCTCATCTTCGGCGTCCTCTCCGACCGCATCGGCTGGCGCACGACCATCGCCGGCTTCGGCGCGCTGGGCTGCGCGATCAGCGTCACGACGCTGTACTTCGTACCGACCTGGCTCGGCGCGGACTACTACTGGGTCGCGGTACTCGCGGGCATGTTCTACGGCGCCACCCTCGCCGGATTCGTCCCCATCTCGGCGCTCATCCCGTCGATGGCACCCGAGAACAAGGGCGGTTCGATGGCCCTGCTCAACCTGGGCGCGGGTGGTGCGGCCTTCGTCGGCCCGGCACTCGCCAGCCTGTTCTTCCCCCTCGTCGGCGCGGGCGGAGTCACCCTGATCTTCCTCGCCCTCTACCTGGTCGCCTTCGTGCTGACGCTCCTGCTGAAGCTCCCCGAGGAACGGGGTGACAAGCCCCCGGCCCTGGACACGACGACCGGCCGGCAGCCCCGTACGGACCCGGCCTCGACCACCACATCC contains:
- a CDS encoding DeoR/GlpR family DNA-binding transcription regulator is translated as MTTPPSSRGARQQRHQLIVDHVLARGDATVAELVELTGVSLMTVHRDIAELADRGILRKYHGGVSAQPSMVFESSSDFRLHAHTDEKRALARAALPFVAPGMSVMLDDSTSALALARLLPEVGPLTVVTNYRQITEELRGAEGIRLICVGGEYSRTHDSWIGLPAMDMIGGISVDLSVLSTSAMTAGMTFHQEQEIVSIKRATRQAGATSVLLMDHSKVGRRALHRLEGVDSFDHVLLTGPVDEELVREMRELTDVRVIEAE
- a CDS encoding MFS transporter, which translates into the protein MPKPLILGYLGVLLFMIGDGVEAGFIAPYMADHGASTDVRAGYVITVYGIAVMLASWFSGALCQVWGPRRVMWTGLAIWAVFDAAYLLFALGTENYPLMLLFYGIRGFGYPLFAFGFLVWITNTAPKARLGTAVGWFYFAFTGGLPTLGSLWSSLTIPSFGRLGTLWSALALILLGGAIALVGARRRPGGDRMAPPEVTTGQSLLNSVSIIWTHPRVLVGCLVRVINTAPEFGMLVYLPRIFSDDIGFGEDKWLQLLAIIYGTNIFFNLIFGVLSDRIGWRTTIAGFGALGCAISVTTLYFVPTWLGADYYWVAVLAGMFYGATLAGFVPISALIPSMAPENKGGSMALLNLGAGGAAFVGPALASLFFPLVGAGGVTLIFLALYLVAFVLTLLLKLPEERGDKPPALDTTTGRQPRTDPASTTTSA
- a CDS encoding HAD family hydrolase, coding for MGSGTNARRPGDERPEWAAYLTRFCGAGDSAAGTEEVVVDGMVQALADGRIGLLPGAREMITATAELAPIALASSAPRRVIDAVLVHHGVDHHFKATVSSAEVERGKPSPDVYLAAARALGVDPERCLAVEDSSNGLRAAAAAGMTVVAIPNPQYPPAEDALAAAAYRSADHHAVRDFLLSRLDTRGE